In Pueribacillus theae, a genomic segment contains:
- the purB gene encoding adenylosuccinate lyase, which produces MGSHMIDFRLFRDSFGTEEMRKVFAEDSFVQKLLDAESALARAEAKLNIIPKEAADEISEKAKIKNINYDELEMEIKTAKHPLVPLIRQLESVCANNYGQYIHLGATTQDIIDTATILQVKEAHEIIMLQLEQLQEELMKLAKKHRDTPMPGRTHRQHALPITFGYKTSVWLEEVNRHIDRLDHVKSILFVGQLAGAVGTLASFKKEGFKVQEIFMNELGLSVPDVTWHTSRDNLTEFIFILGMITGTAGKMANEIANLQRTEIQELEEPFKFGKVGSSTMPHKRNPSMCENVVGLSRIVQNNSQLLLNGMIHEHERDKVSWQVEWEVISESCIMTAGALSTLVTVLKGLNVNISNMNKNLMITNGLILSESLMLALGERIGKQKSHDILYHTSMESFEKKIPLQECLLNNQEIKQHLNEDEIMDLLDPVKHTGLSAEITDKVVTKTKKMRQELLKA; this is translated from the coding sequence GTGGGTTCACATATGATTGATTTTAGACTATTCCGTGATTCATTCGGTACAGAGGAAATGAGGAAGGTGTTTGCGGAAGACAGCTTTGTTCAGAAATTATTAGACGCAGAAAGTGCTCTAGCCAGAGCAGAAGCAAAACTTAATATAATACCTAAGGAAGCAGCGGATGAAATATCTGAAAAGGCTAAAATTAAAAATATTAATTATGATGAGCTTGAGATGGAGATAAAAACCGCAAAACACCCCCTGGTTCCATTGATTCGCCAACTTGAAAGTGTTTGTGCTAATAATTACGGTCAATATATTCACTTGGGTGCAACAACACAAGATATTATAGATACGGCAACAATCTTACAGGTTAAAGAAGCCCATGAAATTATCATGTTACAGTTAGAACAGTTACAAGAAGAACTAATGAAATTGGCTAAAAAACACCGTGATACCCCTATGCCAGGAAGGACGCATCGCCAGCATGCCTTACCGATCACATTCGGATATAAGACATCAGTTTGGCTGGAGGAAGTTAATCGCCATATTGATCGCCTTGATCATGTGAAATCTATATTATTCGTAGGACAATTAGCAGGCGCAGTTGGTACTTTAGCTTCGTTTAAAAAGGAAGGCTTTAAGGTTCAGGAAATCTTTATGAATGAATTGGGTTTATCTGTTCCTGATGTTACATGGCACACATCCCGAGATAATTTGACAGAGTTTATTTTCATTCTTGGAATGATAACTGGAACAGCAGGAAAAATGGCGAATGAAATTGCAAATTTACAAAGAACCGAGATCCAAGAACTTGAGGAACCGTTTAAATTTGGGAAAGTAGGGAGTAGTACCATGCCACACAAAAGAAATCCTTCAATGTGTGAAAATGTGGTTGGACTATCTAGAATTGTCCAAAATAACAGTCAATTATTACTTAATGGAATGATTCACGAACACGAACGAGATAAGGTTTCTTGGCAAGTCGAGTGGGAGGTCATATCTGAAAGTTGCATAATGACTGCAGGCGCCTTATCTACGCTAGTTACAGTATTAAAGGGACTGAATGTGAATATATCCAATATGAATAAAAACCTTATGATTACTAATGGATTGATTTTATCGGAATCACTCATGTTAGCTTTGGGTGAGAGAATAGGGAAACAAAAAAGTCATGATATTTTGTATCACACAAGCATGGAGTCTTTTGAAAAGAAAATACCTTTACAAGAATGTTTATTGAATAATCAGGAAATCAAACAACATTTAAATGAAGATGAAATTATGGATCTTCTAGACCCTGTTAAACATACAGGATTATCCGCGGAGATTACAGATAAGGTAGTCACAAAAACAAAAAAAATGAGACAAGAACTTTTAAAGGCATAA
- a CDS encoding CaiB/BaiF CoA transferase family protein, with translation MDKALEGIVVLDLGQIYNGPYCSLMLAYQGAKVIKVESLEGENLRVRRIGDCHELLMLNSNKLGVSLNLKSEKGKSIFTDLVKKADIIVENFALGTMEKLGLGYEELKKINPGLIYATGKGYGLDGPYAERPAMDLTIQAMGGVMATTGFPDKPPVKAGPAIADFLGGIHLFGGITTALYQREKTGKGQLVEVSMHDTVYPILASALGAFYNTNGKVPERTGNQHSGMATSPYNVYRTEDGYIAIICVVNRQWESLVKVMGREELLEDSRFKTNVDRSAHIEVVDEIISSWTKGLKKLDIAEKLIKANVPHAPVSSIPEVADDPHLKYRQMIREVEHPNAGKIRVPGSPIRLSDSPLDHVFAAPLLGQHTDQVLTEFLQMSKKDLTKLREENVIR, from the coding sequence ATGGATAAAGCGCTTGAAGGAATAGTTGTTCTTGATCTAGGACAGATTTATAATGGCCCGTATTGTTCTTTAATGCTGGCATACCAAGGGGCAAAAGTTATTAAAGTAGAATCCTTAGAGGGAGAAAATCTACGTGTTAGGAGAATAGGAGATTGTCATGAACTACTAATGCTTAATTCCAATAAGTTGGGGGTTTCACTAAATTTAAAATCCGAAAAGGGTAAATCTATATTTACAGATTTAGTTAAAAAAGCGGATATTATTGTGGAAAATTTCGCACTTGGAACTATGGAAAAATTGGGGTTGGGTTACGAAGAATTAAAGAAAATCAATCCCGGATTGATATATGCTACTGGTAAAGGCTACGGGTTAGATGGACCTTATGCAGAACGACCAGCAATGGATTTAACAATTCAAGCCATGGGTGGTGTAATGGCTACTACAGGTTTTCCGGATAAGCCTCCCGTGAAAGCTGGACCAGCCATTGCTGATTTTTTGGGAGGTATACACCTATTTGGCGGAATTACCACAGCCCTTTATCAACGGGAGAAAACTGGAAAAGGGCAGTTAGTAGAAGTATCAATGCACGATACTGTTTATCCGATATTGGCATCGGCTTTGGGAGCTTTTTATAACACGAACGGGAAGGTGCCTGAACGAACGGGTAACCAGCACAGTGGAATGGCAACGTCACCATATAATGTATACCGTACTGAAGATGGCTATATTGCAATTATTTGTGTAGTAAATAGACAATGGGAATCTCTGGTCAAGGTAATGGGAAGGGAAGAGTTGCTTGAAGACTCACGTTTTAAAACAAACGTAGATCGATCAGCACATATAGAAGTCGTTGATGAAATTATTTCCAGTTGGACAAAAGGGCTAAAAAAATTGGATATAGCAGAGAAGCTGATAAAAGCCAATGTTCCTCATGCGCCAGTTTCCTCTATTCCAGAGGTGGCCGATGATCCACATTTAAAATATAGACAGATGATCAGAGAAGTAGAGCACCCAAATGCTGGTAAAATCCGGGTGCCTGGCTCACCAATTCGTTTATCCGATTCACCGCTTGATCATGTTTTTGCTGCACCATTATTAGGACAACATACTGATCAAGTTTTGACTGAGTTTTTACAAATGAGTAAAAAGGATCTTACGAAACTTAGAGAAGAAAATGTAATTCGATAA